The genomic interval CTCTTTCGTTTTCAATATCCGAGTCGCTATCACTTTCGTCTTGCTCATTCGTAGATGTTGAGATTCCTGTATAGTGTACACTTCTCTTACTATACATTCGTCGCGCAATGTCATGACTCTGGAAGCGAAACAAATGTTTGACACGTAAAATACGCACGAAGAATTATTtgaatatataattatttattatttattcaatataaCTAATTATTTTGTAACAATATAAATACAACTAATTATTTTGTAACAATATAAATATAACTAATTATTTTGTAACAATATAAATATAACTAATTATTTGAATTAGGTACTACGCATAACTGCGATATTCGACAGAATTTTTTACGCGTTGCTACTGTAACATGATAAAATGAACGTTCTGTTGCAGATCATGTTGGTTCGATGAACTTCAATATAACATATTTTTCTTGTACTATAAGCTATTTTACACGTACATTAGTTACAACAGTAACATAATTAAATGTTTTacacttataaaaatattaatttaaaaaaaatttcaaatgaattATACGACGGGTTATATTCTATGTGTaattaaatacatataaaatagtATAAGTTACTACTTtgattataaatttattattttatgtgaATAATTCCGAAAATGTTTCTGACATGTAATTTACGCAGGTAggagtaatttttattgtaaaatgtataCACAAAGTGAATATGGGTATGCAAACAATGAAAGTTTGAGCGATTAACTGAGTCACCGATAGTATTTGCTTTCTTTAAACGTTTAAACTTGCATCAGTGGTATTATTGTTTATCTATGtgtatgaaattaaaaaatgtagcaTCACAAAATTTAAAACATCAAAATGAATATGATTGGTATAACATTTTCTCTATAGATTGAAAAATCGCACAATAAATAATCGAATATTTACGGTGTTAGAAATAGTGATGCATCAATACATGAATAGTACGCAGTGTCGAAGCAAAACATGCTTCGTATGTATCGTTGATAAAGTTTGAACGAAAAATATTCTAACAATTTATTTTGAGAATGTATTTAGTGGCGGCAAAAAAGTTCAATGTAATCGTTCGCAGTATTCGTAGTTTTATTCTTTACAAGTAAGTAATTTATCGAAAAACCGTAATgttaaaataaacaaaaattcacCTTTAACTTATGTTGTGGCAGATCAATGTTTTTCTGCCCATGAATTACTTCTTTGCACAAAACTGAAATTGTCCTTTTTTCGAGAACTCCACTCGAGATCACATACCGTAAACCCGTTCGTAGTAATGTCGTTGCCATTGTTCCACGTATTTTCTTTTACTACACGTGTAATGAAAAGCACATGAAAGAACGAAAATTTTCACACTCACTCAAAAGGGTCTGCAGCTGATGTCTAACCGGTAGATGAATACTGGACCCCTTTTGTTGGGTCGGGTAAATCCCCACTTCGTTTACTACGCGTGCGCAAGCATGGTTTGGCTCCCCTTTTCCTTGCTTTCCCCCGGGTACATACGAGCATCCTCGCACGTTCTGCTCTCCTTCCAAATAATACCATGAACGTCTGTGACGATAAAACCATACGAAGAAACTTGTAAAAACTGATAAAAGCCAAGCGATATATCAATGACGTAAATTTGGATGTATTTAGACCACTCTGTTGAATCTCTGTTGTAATTGATGGTACACACTTTAaaacggaataacttttttataaaaagggccaaacgacttcagtttttctactaagctagatggattagtttactgtttagaaaattttgaaaaattgcgtttagtctGAATTACGAAAAAGATATGGTAGCAACGGTAACGGCTTTTTACAACTATTTTATTTAGgctttaacgaaaatttaaacaaatgtGTTTTGTAAAttcgtataaattatatatgtacaCATGCTGAAATCTCATCGAAATTGGTCATCTGGTTTACAAGTTAAAGATgattaaaaatgataaatatcatggtttttcacgatttttagcCTATAgactaaaatatatttttgccgTTTTATTCTTTTCGGagattttttaccatttttaataGTTTATAACTCGCAAACCAATtgaccaatttcgatgaaatttcagCTATATAACTTATACGAATCTATgcaaaacacatttttttttaatttcctttaCAAGCCcacataaaaaattgtaaaaagcaagttttactatttttttcgtcattcagactaaacgcaattgtttcaaaattttcattacataacatCTACATAGTATgtttggtccatttataaaaaagttcTTATGATTTAAAATGTGTTTCATCAATTACGAGACTGACTGTATATGAAAAATAGATGAAGGTTGATTAAAGGATCATTGATTTCTatgtattaaattaattttacagcGGATTGACAAAAGAAAAGTAcactttttttaatttaaatgcgTGCCATACAAAAATTATAATGTCTCTAGTAAGTAATAAAGCAGCCATTTTGAATTATGAGAAAATGATTGATTTACATTTTATAGATCTTGCGGATTGAAACACACGAAATCAAGTAATTTGTATATTTTCGTAGTAAAATGTTGATAGCATGAATATTTTATGATGCGATTACTTCATCTGTTTTATCAGTTACGCCTATGTTCAAACTTATCAATTTCACTGTGATAGGAGACAATTTGGTACCTACATAGTGATGTATATAGTTCAAGAGTAAATAAATTCGAAGAACCACGTTCGAGATTAGTCAGAAATACAAAGACCAGAcgtaaatatatttacaatgaAGTTTTAACGAAAGTAGGTCACGTTAAATGCGACATTTGATCATACGTATTCAAATGCGCGTACGTGACGAAACGCATGGATCGAACTATTCAATTTGGAACAACtttgaaatgtttaaatatATATACGTGTAAATACATATGAGATTGGAGAGTAGAAAACAAATTGTTTTCATAGacaataatataattaatatcattttttaataaatgacatataatattaaataatggcGATAAATTGTAAAGAGTatgctttattttattttatttacaattaatATAGTATACAATTAAAATTCTTAAATAAGTACTAATACTAATTCAAATGCACCTGAGATTCATATGAATCATATACGGATTAGTATCAAAGTCATGTATATTAAATAGACAGAATATGTAACTCAATTCatttatatttcaatttttatacaattttaactctttttgtattcaattctTTCCACTTTTACTTCATCACCAACAAGTTGATATACGTATGTTACAACTGTTGAACTTTGAATATCCATTAGGACAAATGAGGGGATGACTGAcctataaaatataaatgttcatcatgatattaaataaaattgtcaaatgTAAAGCTTAAACTTAATTGAAAACTACAGGGTAGACTTACGTATCAAGTGGATTATACGCTCCTGTCGCTGAACCAGGATTaatgtaaaatttattttcatgttcGTATGCTTCAAATTTATGTGTATGACCTGATATTAAAATGTCAACATCTAATTGTCTTTGAATCAAGGCTAATGATTCAGGGTCTCCCCAAGGTACAACTTGATGCCCATGGGATAATCCTATTCTAAATTGACCAACTGTGACAACTTTTTGTTCCGGATAATTCAAATTCTACAATAATGATGAGTAATGTATACACAAGTTTTGAATAATtaatagaatatttaaaataaaataatacctCATCAAAGTCTCCTCTAACAACATGCACATCACTAGCCAATGTTTTTAAATAATCGTATGATTCCTTCGTACAAAGATTGCCTGTGCATAAAATATGTTGTATTCGCCCAGGAACtaataatttcttaaatttACTTGGAAGGCTGCTGCATCTATGTGGAATGTGCAAATCTCCCAATACTAAAACGAGCtgtaattacaaaattattttaaataattacaacCGTTACAAAAACAAACGTGAAAGGTATGTGCAGCTTTTGTTGAagtatttataatataaaaattgtttgtaattgTTTCACTGTTAAATAACCTTCATCTTACTTGGGGTTAGAATTTAAAGGTGAAATTCATATTAGACAAACTTTTACCACTAATGTTTGATTTGATCTGCTCACcatgatttatttaataatatttttatagatGTTATAAAATTGTGACCGTTAATATTCGATTTATTGCATTCGTTAGCTATAGAATAGAATCGGAGAAATGTCAAACTCAGTACCGAAAGTATACATGACAGAGTATCGACTTTCGAGATTCGAGAATACGACAATTTGT from Halictus rubicundus isolate RS-2024b chromosome 2, iyHalRubi1_principal, whole genome shotgun sequence carries:
- the Vps29 gene encoding vacuolar protein sorting 29 — encoded protein: MLVLVLGDLHIPHRCSSLPSKFKKLLVPGRIQHILCTGNLCTKESYDYLKTLASDVHVVRGDFDENLNYPEQKVVTVGQFRIGLSHGHQVVPWGDPESLALIQRQLDVDILISGHTHKFEAYEHENKFYINPGSATGAYNPLDTSVIPSFVLMDIQSSTVVTYVYQLVGDEVKVERIEYKKS